In Helianthus annuus cultivar XRQ/B chromosome 3, HanXRQr2.0-SUNRISE, whole genome shotgun sequence, a single window of DNA contains:
- the LOC110931384 gene encoding uncharacterized protein LOC110931384, with amino-acid sequence MSISVDSNNLSFVNDLNPGKDMWNMKARIIRKWNQGYKMDLIFIDEKLQEDAVVILTKFGVDWQGVEYGFNFRAYEDILQGEALNALSVASVYFYVAGFMICCGDLEIFDRPPKETKKMNFDIEDLEGKVLRCTVWNDYALQIKDFISKIPPHEHVMAVIQHGKCKEWKGEYTVQSDKFATRIFLNEEINEVNELRRRLILKFGQGSGSTSQTILSSQSVFPLHKEFVTDGVKKHVDEISEIEKEMTCVVLCCVVVATIKIVQEEYGWFYAACHDIVRLPATSLVCPKCHSECTSITTKFKVQVRRCSKLLGLAASDIRERQVKANDTGFPYEIFRLVDKKAAFKIDVSEFNLKNDYRVYTVQKTCDDPVTQEVADVKDVNLSESSQMSAERTSRDSGSSPNGKLMALDADVVNVGELSTNVRRTRKKLTKVNN; translated from the exons ATGTCAATATCAGTTGACAGTAACAATCTTAGTTTTGTTAACGATTTGAATCCTGGGAAAGATATGTGGAACATGAAAGCGAGAATTATTCGAAAATGGAATCAGGGTTACAAGATGGatctcatcttcattgatgaaaaG CTTCAAGAAGATGCTGTTGTGATTCTGACGAAATTTGGTGTTG ATTGGCAAGGTGTTGAGTATGGTTTCAACTTCAGAGCTTATGAAGATATTCTTCAAGGAGAGGCGTTAAACGCTTTGAGTGTTGCTAgtgtatattttt ATGTTGCTGGATTTATGATTTGTTGTGGAGATCTTGAAATCTTTGATCGACCTCCAAAGGAGACTAAGAAGATGAATTTCGATATTGAAGACTTGGA GGGTAAGGTTTTGCGGTGTACTGTGTGGAATGATTATGCACTGCAGATTAAGGACTTCATTTCTAAAATCCCACCTCATGAGCATGTGATGGCTGTTATACAGCATGGAAAGTGTAAGGAATGGAAAG GTGAATATACTGTTCAAAGTGATAAGTTTGCAACACGAATTTTTCTGAATGAAGAAATTAATGAAGTTAATGAGTTAAGGAGGAG GCTTATACTGAAGTTTGGACAAGGGAGTGGTTCTACTTCTCAAACAATACTATCGTCTCAGAGTGTTTTCCCATTGCATAAAGAATTTGTAACTGATGGTgtgaagaaacatgttgatgagatTAGTGAGATAGAAAAG GAAATGacttgtgttgtgttgtgttgtgttgtggtTGCGACAATTAAGATTGTGCAAGAAGAGTATGGTTGGTTTTATGCTGCCTGTC atgaTATTGTTCGATTGCCTGCGACTTCTTTGGTTTGTCCCAAATGTCATAGTGAATGTACATCGATCACCACAAA GTTCAAGGTGCAAGTCCGG AGATGTTCAAAGCTTCTTGGATTAGCGGCGAGTGACATAAGAGAGAGGCAGGTTAAGGCCAATGATACTGGATTCCCTTATGAGATATTTCGATTGGTTGATAAGAAGGCTGCTTTTAAGATTGATGTTTCTGAGTTCAATCTTAAAAATGACTATCGTGTTTATACTGTGCAAAAAACATGTGATGATCCA GTTACTCAAGAGGTAGCTGACGTTAAAGATGTTAACCTTTCAGAATCTTCCCAGATGTCTGCTGAACGAACTTCAAGG gattCTGGATCAAGTCCCAATGGAAAGCTGATGGCTCTAGATGCTGATGTCGTCAACGTTGGTGAGCTATCCACTAATGTGAGAAGAACCCGGAAGAAGCTGACTAAGGTTAACAATTAG